In Campylobacter showae, the genomic stretch TCAAATTTAGCCCATAGGCGCAAAGTAAAAGGGCGTTACCGACACCCCCCTGAGTTTAAAGGGGGTGGTATTCAACCCGCCCTTTTTGGATTTCACGAAAAAATGAAAACGGACTTATTCAAAAAATCCTGAAAAAAAAGGTTATCCGCAAAAAAGGGGAAACCCAACCGGCCGAATATTTGACCCGTTAAAGCTAGGCGTGAGAGGTTATCCACAAAAAAAGGGAAAACCTAAAAGCTGGGTGAGTTTAATTCATAGAGCTAGACGAGAGACAATCAAGCCTAAAAGCTAGGTATATTTAACATAGGTAGCTATCGGAGAGAGATTTAAAGCGGTGGGATTTTTAGGTGTCGGTATCAAGACTTTTAAACATTTCGCCTATTTTGTCGAAATTACCAGCCTTAATGTAGTTAATAAGCCAGCTCTCGACCCAATACGGTACATTTTGAGAACCGCCCCAATTATTAACCGAGCTTGGCAAAACTCCGACCAATTCGGCAAACTCTTTTTTAGAGAGCTTAGCGCGCTTAAGCAGGTTATTAAACTCTTTTTTATCCATAATGTAGCCTTTCATACTTATTTGATTATGCAATTATACCAAAAACTATTTAAATAAGTATCTAAAGACTTGACAAGATATTTATTTAATTGTATAATATGCCTTATTAATACTTAAATAAGTAACTTACCACAAAGGAGACCCAATGCAATTAACATTCGACATAGCCGACGAGCTAGACCTAACAAACGAGATACCAAGCGCGCTAAACGCTATTAGCACACTAGTTTATGCTTTGCCGTATCTGCAAAAAGGCGTAGGAACCAATGCCGCCGCAATGGCGAACGCGTCTTATTTCCTAAGCGTGGCGATCGACGACGTAGCCCAAGCCGTGCGAGATTACGCAGACAAGAAAATATCCGAACAAAAAGAGGAGGTAAAGAAATGACCATTTTAACTAATTCAGACAGACCGACGACCAAAGAGGGCTTTAACGCCCTTGTTAGGCAAAATAACGGCGGCAGCGATGAGGTAAGCGAGCAAATAATCTACAACGTGGGTTATCTGGTCTATTGCAGTAACATTTACGCGCTAAGACAGCTAAAAAGCTATCAGGATAAAATCCAAAATTTGCTAGCCGATAAGATGATACTAAAAAGCGAGAACGAAAGGCTACATAGCAGGATAAAAGAGCTAATCGAGATTAACGACGAACTCCAAGACGAGCTAAACGAAAAGGGCGAGCAATGAGTAATCTAAGCAGAGCAAGAGGCGATAAGGCGCGCGAAGCGTTTCAAGCAGAGGTAGCAAAGAGAGAGGCAAAGGGAATGTCAGACGCTTTATTTGAAACGGGCTTGCAAGCATACCGCCTCTTTAATTATTACGCCAAAGAGTGCGAAAAGCTAGAGGAGCGCGTAAAGTATCTTTGCGGGCAAATAGACGCCTTACAAGCCAAAGACGAGCCAAAAGGCCAATACGTTTGGCATAGCGATCTAAAAGGCGCTTAGGTTTATCAAAGGGGGCTATTTTTAACCCCCTTGAATAAGTCTATTTTATCCGCTCAAAATGCGCCGATGAAATGAACGCTAAAACGAACAGCCATAAGCAAAGCAAAGCGCGACAATATCAAGCCCAAGACGATACGACAGAAACAAAATGAACGCTAAAATGAACGCTAAGGCACAGTAATTTTATGGAGCTTAGGGCAGGACACCCCCGCCCTATTTGTCCGTAGCCCGTAAAGTAGTCAAGCCGTAGGGGCAGGCCAAATCTCTACGACCGAGACGGCGAAACATCGGTCGGGTGCATTTCATTTTTTGCGCGCCATATTTTTGATAAAAAAGATATGTTAAGCGATAGATCGGATTAGTGATAAACGGTAAGTCAAGCGACAAGATAAGTGAAACCCTAATCGTCGTTAAGGGCGAGATTAACCCGCGATAATGAAACCTAAAATTTAACGGCGAAAAATGAGCGCAGGGCGGACAAGTAAAGCCCGATTTCATCAAAGTAGCCCCAAACTAGGCGGAAAAATTGAGCGCGTTTTTGAGCGCAAAAAATGACCGCCTAGCCGATAAGTAAATATCGCTACCATCAGCACAAAACGGTTTAACGGCTACGGAAATGACCGCGATAATGACCGCTTTAACAAACCCTAAGCCCCGAGCGGTTAAAATAAGACCGGATTTTAAAACAAAGGCTAGGATATGCAAACTCTAACCATACGAACGGATAACGCCGATTTCATAGAAAAGGCGAGAGAGATATTAATCACGCTAGCCAAATTTGACGGCGTGAAGCTAAGCCTAAGCGATGAGGCTAAATATCAATCGCGCTTTAGCGAATATGAAGCCGACATTGAAGCGATCAGGCGCGGAGAGCTTGAAACCTATCCGCTAGAGGGAATACGCGACGAGATAGCCAAATGGTAATTAAGCGCACGGCTCGCTTTAACCGCGAGTTAAGGGCTGTATTTGACTTCATCGCAAAAGATAGCCCGAGCAGGGCGCGAGATTTTGTCGGTAAGCTACTGGACGCCGTGGAGCTTTTGGAGGATAATCCACGCCTAGGACGAGCGATAGCGGACGACAAAAGAGAGCTAATCGCCAAAGGTTATGTAATACCCTACTTGATCGACAAAGACGCCATTGAACTTTTAGGCATTTACAAAGCCAACGAGTGGCAAGCATGAAACATCAGCCAATTTTAAGACAACGAAGCTTAATTAAGCCTCGAGCCAAAAACCGCCACAAAAATACAAAATCTTAAGCAAAAAAGTTAATATTGAGATACTTTAAGCCCTCTAAACTTAAAAAATAAACCTCATCGCTTACAAAATCCCTAGAATACGGCATTACAGAAATAATAGTTTGAAAACTGGAATTTCCATAACCATTTTTCAGATTTCGTGAAACTTAGGAACATTGAGTTCATATTTTGACATTTTTATCCCAAATTTACCTATCAAACAGCGATGTATACGTGCTTTAATACACTTCTGCAAGTCACCTCTAACCACCATCCTCTATTTTTGCAATCTAAAGCATTTCAATAAAATCCAAAAACAACCAGCTCATCATCTTTTACTTTTAAATACTTCGCAGCAAATCTCGAATTTCTTAAATTGCTGCTCACTAAAGCGTTAAATTTAGCGAAATTTACTCGCGCGGACTTAAATTTGATCTCCAAATTTGATCCCGAGTTTTTTAGATAGATCAAATTTAATTTGGCGCCAATTTCTACCCAAACCGAGCTCAAAATTTAAGCTTATTTTTTATACAATCGCCCCTAAATCCAAAAAGCGGAAATTTAATATGAAATTTATCCCCAAAACCTTGCCTTTCGTAGAATTTATCGCTCTCATGGCGCTTCTAACCTCGCTTGGAGCTATGAGTACAGACGCGATGTTGCCGGCACTCATGCAAATGGGCCTGGATCTTGGCGTGACGCAGATAAACCAAACCCAGCTCGTCATATCCTCGATGTTTGCGGGATTTGCCGTCGGGCAGATATTTTACGGGCCGCTTAGCGACTTTATCGGGCGACGAAACGCCGTGCTGCTAGCACTTGCGATATTTACGGCTAGCTCCTTTATTTCGGTCGTAACGAGCGATTTTACCGCGCTTTTAGCGAGCAGATTTTTCCAGGGATTAGGCGCTGCGGGCCCTAGGATCATCGCGATGGCGCTTATCCGCGATCTTTACGGGGGGCGCGCGATGGCTCGCGTGATGAGTTTTATCGCGGCCGTCTTCATCATCGTGCCGGCACTCGCTCCCATTATCGGCGGCTTTATCTTTAAAATTTATAATTGGCGCAGCATATTTTTGATGCTTACTTTTATGGGACTTGCGTGCCTAGCGTGGTTTGGACTGCGTCAGAGCGAGACTCTGCCTGCGCAAAATCGCAATAAATTTAGCCTAAATTTGATAAAACGCGACGCCGCGCAGGTAGTGAAAAACAGGCGCACCGCAGGCTATACGATCGTTTTGGGGCTGATTTTTGGGATGTTTTTGAGCTATATCAGCACCGCTCAGCAGATTTTCGAGGTGAGTTACAAGCTGGGCGACGAGTTTCCTATCTATTTTGCTATAAACGCCCTAGCTCTAGGCGCCGCATCGATGATAAACGCAAAGCTCGTGATGATCTACGGCATGCGCTACCTTAGCATGCGCGCCATGGGAGCGTTTTGCGTTATCGCGGTCGCGTTTTTGCCAGTCGTCATCGCGTATGACGGAGTGCCGCCGCTGTGGGCTTTTATGGCGTTTTGCATGAGTAGCTTTTTTTGCGTGAGCATACTTTTTGGCAACCTAAACGCGATGGCGATGGAGCCCATGGGCAAGATCGCTGGCATGGCGGCCGCGCTGATCGGCTCGGCTTCGACCTTTATCTCGCTTCCTATCGGCGTCGCGATCGGGCAGATGTTTCGTGGCACGCTGACGCCTATGGTCGCGAGCTTTGCGCTTATCGGAGCGGCGGCGTTTGCGCTGCTTTATAGGACTTCAAGGATTTCCGAGGAGTAAATTTACGCAGGCCGGATTTTATCAAATTTGAGCGGTAAATTTGGCTACGCTTAAATAACCGCGCCGTCCGCAAAAGAGCCTTATAAAGCAAATTTACGCTATCATTGCGCAAATTTAAAGGCAAAATATGAAACCAAAATACGACTTTTTCAAAAACTCCAAATTTGCATTCGAGGGGCTTGCCGCGATGCTAAAAAACGAGGCGGCGTTTCGCTTTGAGCTTTGCGTTATCCTCCCACTCGCGCTAGTTTCGCTATTTTTACCAGTTTCTGCGGCACAGCACGCCCTACTGATCGCCGTTTTTGGCCTCGTTTTAGTCTGCGAGTGCCTAAATACCGCGATCGAAGCAGTAGTGGATCTCGTTTCGCCAGACTTTCATCCGCTAGCTAAAATCGCCAAAGACTGCGCCTCCGCCGCCGTTTGCCTCTCTATCTGCACGGCTGCGATAACTTGGGCGTGGGCTATTTTTTCGCTAATTTTTTAAGAGCGGAGTGAAATTTGACGGCAAAAACAGTAGTGACTTTGCGCTAGTCGGGTCTTAAATTTACGCCGAGTTTAACCGCCCACTTTAAAAAGCAGGCTACGCCGCCAAATCCCAAGAATCCGTCGTTTGGCTAGCCGGGCGCGTAAAATTTATAAAAATACGGCTAAATTTAACCGCAAAACCACGCAAACGCCGCCGTTTGCAAAACCGGTAAGAGAGCAAGCTGCGAAAATTTAACCCGTCTGGCACCAAAATCGCGCCGAATGATTAAAGCTTTAAGCTTTTTTTAGATAAAGTTTCGCTCTTATTATCAATATTAGGAAAGCTATGAAGCTACGTATTTCTTGGTTTAAATTTACGCTTTTAAACGCCGTTTTTATCGCCGCGCTAAATTTCGGGCTGTTTAATTTTATTTATTCAAGGCTTAGCTTTGAAGCTCATCCGCTAATGGCCGCAAGCCTGCCGATCATCTATTTTTCGCTGCTTTGCTCGCTCTTTTCACTCGTTTTTTTGCCCTATCTTGCTAAGCCCGTTAGTATCGCTGCGATCGCTATTACGTGCGCTAGCAGCTACTTCATGCAAAGCTACGGTATCATAATCGATAGCGAAATGATAAGAAACGTCGCGCAAACGGACGCGGGCGAGGTATTAAGCTTTTTAAATCCAAAACTCGTTTGCTATATGCTATTTTTGGGCGTTTTGCCCTGCCTTCTGGTCGCATTTGCGAGGATCGAGTACGGCGGCGCCAAGCGGCATATAAAGATCAAATTTTTAACGTTTATAGGCTTTTTTGCGCTAGCGGCGGGGTTATTTTTTTCGCAGACTAAGTCTATTATCCCGTTTTTTCGCGAAAATAGCTTCATCAGAGCCTACAACCTGCCGTTTTATCCGATTTACGCGACGCAAAAGTATATAAAAATGGAGTTTTTCAAGCCCGAATTTAAACAAATCGGCATGGACGCTACGATGAAGCCGAGCCGCGAGCGACGGCTGATGGTGCTGATTGTCGGCGAAACGGCGCGCGCGAAAAACTATTCGCTCGGCGGATACGCTAAAAACGACACGAATTTTTACACGAAAAAGGAGCCCAATTTGGTCTATTTCGGCGACGCTCGCTCGTGCGGAACTGCGACAGCCGTCTCGCTGCCGTGCTTGTTTTCAAAATCGACAAGGAGCGAATACAGCAGTAAAGAATTTAGCGAAAACGCGCTTGATATCCTAAAACGCGTGGGCGTCAAGGTCGTGTGGCTGGGCAACAACTCGGGCAAATGTAAGGGCGTTTGCGACCGCTTGGACGCGGGCGACGTCGAGTATTTTGACGCCGGATACGATACGAATATGCTGCCCTCCCTCAAAAAACGCCTCGAAAATCTCGCGCAAAACGAGATCATCGTCCTACATTTGCAAGGCTCGCACGGCCCAGCCTACTACGCCCGCTATCCGAGCGAATTTCGCAAATTTATCCCGACTTGCGACACGAGCGAGCTTAGCTCCTGCGATAGTGAAAGCATCGTAAATACCTACGACAACACGCTGCTTTTTACCGATTTTTTCATTGACGAGGTGATAAAGGCGGTCAAGGCTGCTGGCAGCGATAAAAGCGCGGTTTGGTACTTCTCCGATCACGGCGAGAGCCTGGGCGAAAACGGCATCTATCTACATGGCATGCCCTACGCCATCGCGCCCGAGACGCAAAAACGCATCCCGATGATGGCGTACGCAAGCGACGAAGCCACGCTAGCTCGCCTGCGCGCACAAAAAGACGACGCCGTCTCGCATGATAATGTTTTTAGCTCGTTGCTGGGGTTTTTTGGGGTAGAGACAAAGGAATATGATAAAAAACTTGATGTATTTGGCGAGTAAATTTTGCTTTTTGGCGGCTCGTCTCTTGCGCGCCTTTAAATGAGCTAGAAATTTCCTCCCTCGATGAACCACGTGTTCTATCTTCGGTCGAAAATTTCTTCGCAACATTTAAATTCATCGCAAGACACTTTGCCTTGATTCTTTACACTCAAATTTTGAGTCAAATTTGCAAATTTGAATGTAAATTTTACTCACCGAGACCCGCGCCTTTAAGATGCTAAATTTGGTTTTGATCAAATTTGGCGTTATAAATTAGAATTTTTGAGCGAATCAATCTTTCTTGTTAAAGGGGAAGGGGCTTGAATTACGCTCTGCTAGCAGTTGCGAGGCAAAGCCGAAGCAAAAGAGCTCCCTTTTTCTTTTTTTCGGGAGAGGAGGGGGGTTCTACTTACGAAGCGTCGCCCCTTCCTCTCCCAAGCCCTCTCTAACCCCACTGCACGTGAGAGGTTGCTGCACTACGTGCAGGTTAAATTTAACGCTATCGCGCCGCAAAATTTAAATTTAACATTTTCAAGGTGCGGGCCTGGGCAACTCAAATTTGAATAGAAAAAGTCAAGGCGAAGTATCGCGAGATGATTTTGAGAGTTGTGCAGAAATTTTAAGTCAAGGCTAGACAAATAGTCTGCCGCAGACTTAAAATTTCAAATCTCTCTCAAAAGCGCTCGCGAGACAAGCCGCAAATAGCAAAGATCAATCTCTTTGCCAGATCATTTTCCTCCCAAACCCCAACGCATTATGCGTAAATTTAACCCAGCCTAGGCTCAAAGCATAAAGGCTCGGGTTCATCGCCAAAGCATAAGGAAAGCGCGCGAAGTAGATTTTCATCTGCTGCGCGGTTGCGGGGGCGGCTAGGGCGCGAAACTGCACGCCCTCTATCTTGCCCACCACCTTCGTATCAAGCGCTACCGTGCCGGCTACGCCAGGCTCTGCTAAAAA encodes the following:
- a CDS encoding helix-turn-helix transcriptional regulator; translated protein: MDKKEFNNLLKRAKLSKKEFAELVGVLPSSVNNWGGSQNVPYWVESWLINYIKAGNFDKIGEMFKSLDTDT
- a CDS encoding type II toxin-antitoxin system RelE/ParE family toxin, which gives rise to MVIKRTARFNRELRAVFDFIAKDSPSRARDFVGKLLDAVELLEDNPRLGRAIADDKRELIAKGYVIPYLIDKDAIELLGIYKANEWQA
- a CDS encoding multidrug effflux MFS transporter — its product is MKFIPKTLPFVEFIALMALLTSLGAMSTDAMLPALMQMGLDLGVTQINQTQLVISSMFAGFAVGQIFYGPLSDFIGRRNAVLLALAIFTASSFISVVTSDFTALLASRFFQGLGAAGPRIIAMALIRDLYGGRAMARVMSFIAAVFIIVPALAPIIGGFIFKIYNWRSIFLMLTFMGLACLAWFGLRQSETLPAQNRNKFSLNLIKRDAAQVVKNRRTAGYTIVLGLIFGMFLSYISTAQQIFEVSYKLGDEFPIYFAINALALGAASMINAKLVMIYGMRYLSMRAMGAFCVIAVAFLPVVIAYDGVPPLWAFMAFCMSSFFCVSILFGNLNAMAMEPMGKIAGMAAALIGSASTFISLPIGVAIGQMFRGTLTPMVASFALIGAAAFALLYRTSRISEE
- a CDS encoding diacylglycerol kinase produces the protein MKPKYDFFKNSKFAFEGLAAMLKNEAAFRFELCVILPLALVSLFLPVSAAQHALLIAVFGLVLVCECLNTAIEAVVDLVSPDFHPLAKIAKDCASAAVCLSICTAAITWAWAIFSLIF
- a CDS encoding phosphoethanolamine transferase, with protein sequence MKLRISWFKFTLLNAVFIAALNFGLFNFIYSRLSFEAHPLMAASLPIIYFSLLCSLFSLVFLPYLAKPVSIAAIAITCASSYFMQSYGIIIDSEMIRNVAQTDAGEVLSFLNPKLVCYMLFLGVLPCLLVAFARIEYGGAKRHIKIKFLTFIGFFALAAGLFFSQTKSIIPFFRENSFIRAYNLPFYPIYATQKYIKMEFFKPEFKQIGMDATMKPSRERRLMVLIVGETARAKNYSLGGYAKNDTNFYTKKEPNLVYFGDARSCGTATAVSLPCLFSKSTRSEYSSKEFSENALDILKRVGVKVVWLGNNSGKCKGVCDRLDAGDVEYFDAGYDTNMLPSLKKRLENLAQNEIIVLHLQGSHGPAYYARYPSEFRKFIPTCDTSELSSCDSESIVNTYDNTLLFTDFFIDEVIKAVKAAGSDKSAVWYFSDHGESLGENGIYLHGMPYAIAPETQKRIPMMAYASDEATLARLRAQKDDAVSHDNVFSSLLGFFGVETKEYDKKLDVFGE
- a CDS encoding pyridoxamine 5'-phosphate oxidase family protein, with protein sequence MDEKILKFIRKMHLLSLAVLDDGRPYCASCFYAFDEENLAFIVAGGEQSAHVRAFLAEPGVAGTVALDTKVVGKIEGVQFRALAAPATAQQMKIYFARFPYALAMNPSLYALSLGWVKFTHNALGFGRKMIWQRD